A section of the Scleropages formosus chromosome 16, fSclFor1.1, whole genome shotgun sequence genome encodes:
- the LOC108933609 gene encoding SERTA domain-containing protein 2-like isoform X1 codes for MYSSSRPDSSLLYRDFQCSQLVIFTGVNSGSSGWRSCGVGAPRCPLLSGERAENPKRYMLGKGAKRKHEENEDELEGAAPAPASGEPADGPSKASYTLQRQTIFNMSLMKLYSQRAPADASLERRVLINNMLRRIQDELKQEGALRPLLLPASSPPEDPADEGFREAQPAFAVPAAPDSCLTPASLLEDDTSLFCTSPPPHGPPRPAPQAAKDSFSSALDEIEELCPATATTSPSDGTPSAPLSTEAQSKDKNGSQRPGGSASPAEERTSAADPAPPNGLDMSPSAPPSSSPSSSSGFLTDLALDDILFADIDTSMYDFDPCTSGAGAGPPKVAPVVTADDLVKTLSPYSGGSPSSGPSQPFKMDLAELDHIMEVLVGS; via the exons CAGGGACTTCCAATGCTCACaactggtcatttttactggagtcaattcagg CTCAAGCGGATGGCGGAGCTGCGGAGTCGGAGCTCCTCGTTGCCCTCTCCTGTCGGGCGAACGAGCAGAGAATCCCAAAAG ATATATGTTGGGTAAAGGGGCAAAGCGGAAACACGAGGAGAATGAAGACGAGCTGGAAGGCGCGGCGCCGGCGCCGGCATCGGGGGAGCCGGCCGACGGCCCTTCCAAGGCCTCCTACACACTGCAGCGGCAGACCATCTTCAACATGTCGCTGATGAAGCTGTACAGCCAGCGCGCGCCGGCCGACGCCAGCCTGGAGCGCCGCGTGCTCATCAACAACATGCTGCGCCGCATCCAGGACGAGCTGAAGCAGGAGGGCGCTCTGCGGCCGCTGCTTCTGCCCGCCTCCTCGCCCCCCGAGGACCCGGCCGACGAGGGCTTCCGCGAGGCGCAGCCCGCCTTCGCCGTCCCGGCGGCGCCCGACTCCTGCCTCACCCCGGCCTCCCTGCTGGAGGACGACACCTCCCTGTTCTgcacctcccctcccccgcacGGCCCGCCTAGGCCGGCCCCCCAGGCCGCCAAAGATAGCTTCTCCTCGGCCCTGGACGAAATCGAGGAGCTGTGCCCCGCCACCGCGACTACCTCCCCCTCGGATGGGACGCCCTCCGCTCCACTCTCCACGGAGGCGCAGTCGAAGGACAAGAACGGCAGCCAAAGGCCGGGGGGTTCGGCGTCGCCGGCGGAGGAGCGGACGTCCGCGGCCGACCCCGCGCCCCCCAACGGCCTGGACATGAGCCCGTCGGCGCCCCCCTCCTCTTCGCCCTCCTCTTCCTCGGGCTTCCTCACGGACCTGGCCCTGGACGACATCCTGTTCGCCGACATCGACACCTCCATGTATGACTTTGACCCCTGCACCTCCGGCGCGGGGGCCGGGCCCCCCAAGGTGGCCCCCGTGGTCACGGCCGACGACCTGGTCAAGACTCTGTCCCCTTACAGCGGCGGCAGCCCGTCGTCGGGGCCGAGCCAGCCTTTCAAAATGGACCTGGCCGAACTGGACCACATCATGGAAGTGCTGGTGGGCTCCTGA
- the LOC108933609 gene encoding SERTA domain-containing protein 2-like isoform X2, whose translation MYSSSRPDSSLLYRDFQCSQLVIFTGVNSGYMLGKGAKRKHEENEDELEGAAPAPASGEPADGPSKASYTLQRQTIFNMSLMKLYSQRAPADASLERRVLINNMLRRIQDELKQEGALRPLLLPASSPPEDPADEGFREAQPAFAVPAAPDSCLTPASLLEDDTSLFCTSPPPHGPPRPAPQAAKDSFSSALDEIEELCPATATTSPSDGTPSAPLSTEAQSKDKNGSQRPGGSASPAEERTSAADPAPPNGLDMSPSAPPSSSPSSSSGFLTDLALDDILFADIDTSMYDFDPCTSGAGAGPPKVAPVVTADDLVKTLSPYSGGSPSSGPSQPFKMDLAELDHIMEVLVGS comes from the exons CAGGGACTTCCAATGCTCACaactggtcatttttactggagtcaattcagg ATATATGTTGGGTAAAGGGGCAAAGCGGAAACACGAGGAGAATGAAGACGAGCTGGAAGGCGCGGCGCCGGCGCCGGCATCGGGGGAGCCGGCCGACGGCCCTTCCAAGGCCTCCTACACACTGCAGCGGCAGACCATCTTCAACATGTCGCTGATGAAGCTGTACAGCCAGCGCGCGCCGGCCGACGCCAGCCTGGAGCGCCGCGTGCTCATCAACAACATGCTGCGCCGCATCCAGGACGAGCTGAAGCAGGAGGGCGCTCTGCGGCCGCTGCTTCTGCCCGCCTCCTCGCCCCCCGAGGACCCGGCCGACGAGGGCTTCCGCGAGGCGCAGCCCGCCTTCGCCGTCCCGGCGGCGCCCGACTCCTGCCTCACCCCGGCCTCCCTGCTGGAGGACGACACCTCCCTGTTCTgcacctcccctcccccgcacGGCCCGCCTAGGCCGGCCCCCCAGGCCGCCAAAGATAGCTTCTCCTCGGCCCTGGACGAAATCGAGGAGCTGTGCCCCGCCACCGCGACTACCTCCCCCTCGGATGGGACGCCCTCCGCTCCACTCTCCACGGAGGCGCAGTCGAAGGACAAGAACGGCAGCCAAAGGCCGGGGGGTTCGGCGTCGCCGGCGGAGGAGCGGACGTCCGCGGCCGACCCCGCGCCCCCCAACGGCCTGGACATGAGCCCGTCGGCGCCCCCCTCCTCTTCGCCCTCCTCTTCCTCGGGCTTCCTCACGGACCTGGCCCTGGACGACATCCTGTTCGCCGACATCGACACCTCCATGTATGACTTTGACCCCTGCACCTCCGGCGCGGGGGCCGGGCCCCCCAAGGTGGCCCCCGTGGTCACGGCCGACGACCTGGTCAAGACTCTGTCCCCTTACAGCGGCGGCAGCCCGTCGTCGGGGCCGAGCCAGCCTTTCAAAATGGACCTGGCCGAACTGGACCACATCATGGAAGTGCTGGTGGGCTCCTGA
- the LOC108933609 gene encoding SERTA domain-containing protein 2-like isoform X3 — translation MLGKGAKRKHEENEDELEGAAPAPASGEPADGPSKASYTLQRQTIFNMSLMKLYSQRAPADASLERRVLINNMLRRIQDELKQEGALRPLLLPASSPPEDPADEGFREAQPAFAVPAAPDSCLTPASLLEDDTSLFCTSPPPHGPPRPAPQAAKDSFSSALDEIEELCPATATTSPSDGTPSAPLSTEAQSKDKNGSQRPGGSASPAEERTSAADPAPPNGLDMSPSAPPSSSPSSSSGFLTDLALDDILFADIDTSMYDFDPCTSGAGAGPPKVAPVVTADDLVKTLSPYSGGSPSSGPSQPFKMDLAELDHIMEVLVGS, via the coding sequence ATGTTGGGTAAAGGGGCAAAGCGGAAACACGAGGAGAATGAAGACGAGCTGGAAGGCGCGGCGCCGGCGCCGGCATCGGGGGAGCCGGCCGACGGCCCTTCCAAGGCCTCCTACACACTGCAGCGGCAGACCATCTTCAACATGTCGCTGATGAAGCTGTACAGCCAGCGCGCGCCGGCCGACGCCAGCCTGGAGCGCCGCGTGCTCATCAACAACATGCTGCGCCGCATCCAGGACGAGCTGAAGCAGGAGGGCGCTCTGCGGCCGCTGCTTCTGCCCGCCTCCTCGCCCCCCGAGGACCCGGCCGACGAGGGCTTCCGCGAGGCGCAGCCCGCCTTCGCCGTCCCGGCGGCGCCCGACTCCTGCCTCACCCCGGCCTCCCTGCTGGAGGACGACACCTCCCTGTTCTgcacctcccctcccccgcacGGCCCGCCTAGGCCGGCCCCCCAGGCCGCCAAAGATAGCTTCTCCTCGGCCCTGGACGAAATCGAGGAGCTGTGCCCCGCCACCGCGACTACCTCCCCCTCGGATGGGACGCCCTCCGCTCCACTCTCCACGGAGGCGCAGTCGAAGGACAAGAACGGCAGCCAAAGGCCGGGGGGTTCGGCGTCGCCGGCGGAGGAGCGGACGTCCGCGGCCGACCCCGCGCCCCCCAACGGCCTGGACATGAGCCCGTCGGCGCCCCCCTCCTCTTCGCCCTCCTCTTCCTCGGGCTTCCTCACGGACCTGGCCCTGGACGACATCCTGTTCGCCGACATCGACACCTCCATGTATGACTTTGACCCCTGCACCTCCGGCGCGGGGGCCGGGCCCCCCAAGGTGGCCCCCGTGGTCACGGCCGACGACCTGGTCAAGACTCTGTCCCCTTACAGCGGCGGCAGCCCGTCGTCGGGGCCGAGCCAGCCTTTCAAAATGGACCTGGCCGAACTGGACCACATCATGGAAGTGCTGGTGGGCTCCTGA
- the aftpha gene encoding aftiphilin a isoform X1, translating to MEPEVARMYSSSPPPLDDGAEDDDDEFGDFGGFSGVPPSVSFTEFDTPATFGQPQSAVDTSPPSLFNNISGGPGPFGGPSVEEDSASSDTDIPGADSCSSRDGTDDWKKLADQTRPSPFLNSADTKMGSSRTEFEVGSCNGGSPVTVVLTNGFSAFDMQETPFCLDVTHPQKKGFASGPTLEDHPASPVDKFADFSAFSNTVTPMDICQATDIRERRGDSSDGKPLSDVQDDELSRVGLAEANSEKRVTGIGSDTNSSTEAVQWLSNGEGSLHIGDNFDQSDTEPIVTHQGCEEPAVHSDSELTEMDTTEGRVSPEHAQERSVDQEEESCDSPSNGFSEGCSMSPAGLDHCGDLSQTSFAPLQMQFKEDATTSTDFGKVTVEPEDEDFGDFGDATTCNHQGFADFDQVDSGLLATPDEQNVVSRVAREPENEEDFGDFDSPKGYSRGKDGDDGEMQFADFPGSDSFADFSSAPVDSSSDFNTGWNAFGDQEQGGDDSWAAFDQEQRIACTEDTEERWQASTATSAPLTGTPQTSRRESLTLLASRLERLFQASFPEAPILQAGEEVLPLQALLEPLEKQQEQSDEQSTVAQGWPQDMWQQLRDIHNALGLRHQWGGSHCNRTLLCSLGIDTRNILFTGQKKQPVIVPMYAASLGMLEPTKEPVKPISAAEKIASIAQASPVSPEISSCSSDPTQETLPPIQFDWSSSGLTNPLDASGGSSLLNLDFFGPVEDSGSSSATSIPGVDPELYELTTAKLDTSGATSRVADAFARLMSTMEKTSTSTRKPRKEENLSEEAAKVIAGLPDLSFMQAKVLMFPATLTPLGSCSSSASSTATTGD from the exons ATGGAGCCAGAAGTCGCCCGCATGTACTCTTCTTCTCCGCCCCCACTGGATGATGGGGCTGAGGATGACGATGATGAGTTTGGTGACTTTGGGGGCTTTTCTGGAGTGCCACCAAGTGTCAGCTTCACTGAGTTTGACACCCCTGCCACCTTTGGTCAACCTCAGTCTGCAGTTGACACCTCACCCCCCAGCTTGTTCAACAACATTAGTGGGGGCCCTGGACCCTTCGGTGGGCCCTCTGTGGAGGAGGATTCTGCATCATCTGATACTGACATCCCTGGTGCAGACTCCTGCAGCAGCCGGGATGGCACTGATGACTGGAAAAAGCTAGCAGACCAGACTAGACCGAGCCCTTTTTTGAACTCTGCTGACACTAAGATGGGTAGCAGTCGGACAGAGTTTGAGGTAGGCAGTTGCAATGGGGGCAGTCCAGTCACTGTGGTCCTCACAAATGGGTTTAGTGCATTTGATATGCAGGAAACTCCCTTCTGCTTGGATGTCACCCATCCACAAAAGAAAGGGTTTGCCTCAGGTCCAACACTGGAAGATCACCCTGCCAGCCCTGTGGACAAATTTGCAGACTTCTCTGCATTTTCTAACACTGTCACACCAATGGACATTTGCCAGGCCACAGACATAAGAGAACGCAGAGGCGATTCCAGCGACGGGAAACCACTATCAGACGTGCAGGATGATGAACTCTCCAGAGTAGGCCTGGCAGAAGCCAACTCTGAGAAGAGGGTCACAGGCATAGGATCTGACACCAACTCCTCCACTGAGGCAGTGCAATGGCTAAGCAATGGGGAGGGTAGTTTGCACATAGGGGACAACTTTGACCAAAGTGACACAGAACCGATTGTGACACACCAGGGCTGTGAGGAACCTGCTgtccacagtgacagtgagttGACAGAGATGGACACTACTGAAGGCAGGGTGTCTCCTGAGCATGCTCAGGAAAGATCAGTAGACCAAGAAGAAGAGTCCTGTGATTCTCCCAGCAATGGTTTCTCAGAAGGTTGTTCCATGTCCCCAGCTGGATTGGATCACTGTGGGGACTTAAGCCAGACTAGTTTTGCTCCCTTACAGATGCAGTTCAAAGAGGATGCCACGACTAGCACTGACTTCGGCAAAGTTACCGTGGAGCCAGAGGATGAAGACTTTGGGGACTTTGGCGATGCCACTACCTGCAACCACCAGGGTTTTGCTGACTTTGACCAGGTGGATTCTGGTCTCTTGGCCACACCAGATGAGCAAAACGTTGTGTCTCGGGTTGCAAGGGAGCCTGAAAATGAGGAAGATTTTGGTGATTTTGACTCACCTAAAGGTTATAGTAGAGGGAAGGATGGGGATGACGGTGAGATGCAGTTTGCAGATTTCCCTGGCAGTGACAGCTTTGCAGACTTCAGCTCTGCACCCGTCGACTCCAGCTCTGATTTCAACACAGGATGGAATGCTTTCGGGGACCAGGAACAGGGTGGTGATGACTCCTGGGCAGCATTTGACCAGGAACAGAGAATTGCCTGTACAGAGGACACCGAAGAGCGGTGGCAGGCCAGCACTGCCACCTCTGCACCCCTTACTGGCACCCCCCAGACCAGCAGGAGAGAGAGCCTC ACATTGCTAGCCAGCCGACTGGAGCGGCTCTTCCAGGCCAGTTTTCCGGAGGCTCCCATCCTACAGGCTGGTGAGGAGGTGCTCCCCTTGCAAGCACTCCTAGAACCCCTTgagaagcagcaggagcagagtgATGAGCAAAGCACAGTGGCACAAGG GTGGCCGCAAGACATGTGGCAGCAGTTGCGGGATATCCACAATGCCTTGGGCTTGCGACACCAGTGGGGTGGCTCCCACTGCAATAGGACCCTTCTCTGTTCCCTGGGCATTGACACTAGGAATATT CTGTTCACAGGTCAGAAGAAGCAGCCTGTGATCGTACCCATGTATGCTGCTAGCTTG GGCATGCTAGAGCCAACCAAAGAACCTGTGAAACCGATTTCAGCGGCAGAGAAGATTGCATCTATAGCACAAGCATCTCCAGTCTCTCCAGAAATTAGTTCTTGCTCATCAGATCCAACACAA GAGACGCTCCCACCTATTCAGTTTGACTGGAGTAGCAGTGGCCTTACTAATCCTCTGGATG CCAGCGGAGGCTCCTCTCTGCTCAACCTCGATTTCTTTGGGCCCGTGGAGGACTCTGGCTCTAGCAGCGCCACGTCTATCCCAG GCGTGGACCCTGAGCTGTATGAGCTCACCACTGCCAAACTGGACACCAGTGGTGCCACCAGCCGtgtagctgatgcctttgcccGCCTCATGTCTACCATGGAGAAAACCAGCACCTCAACCAG GAAGCCCCGCAAGGAGGAGAACTTGAGCGAGGAAGCAGCGAAGGTGATTGCAGGGCTGCCGGACCTCTCCTTCATGCAGGCAAAGGTGCTGATGTTCCCCGCCACGCTGACCCCTCTGGGTTCCTGTTCCTCATCTGCTTCATCCACTGCCACCACGGGTGACTGA
- the aftpha gene encoding aftiphilin a isoform X2 produces MEPEVARMYSSSPPPLDDGAEDDDDEFGDFGGFSGVPPSVSFTEFDTPATFGQPQSAVDTSPPSLFNNISGGPGPFGGPSVEEDSASSDTDIPGADSCSSRDGTDDWKKLADQTRPSPFLNSADTKMGSSRTEFEVGSCNGGSPVTVVLTNGFSAFDMQETPFCLDVTHPQKKGFASGPTLEDHPASPVDKFADFSAFSNTVTPMDICQATDIRERRGDSSDGKPLSDVQDDELSRVGLAEANSEKRVTGIGSDTNSSTEAVQWLSNGEGSLHIGDNFDQSDTEPIVTHQGCEEPAVHSDSELTEMDTTEGRVSPEHAQERSVDQEEESCDSPSNGFSEGCSMSPAGLDHCGDLSQTSFAPLQMQFKEDATTSTDFGKVTVEPEDEDFGDFGDATTCNHQGFADFDQVDSGLLATPDEQNVVSRVAREPENEEDFGDFDSPKGYSRGKDGDDGEMQFADFPGSDSFADFSSAPVDSSSDFNTGWNAFGDQEQGGDDSWAAFDQEQRIACTEDTEERWQASTATSAPLTGTPQTSRRESLTLLASRLERLFQASFPEAPILQAGEEVLPLQALLEPLEKQQEQSDEQSTVAQGWPQDMWQQLRDIHNALGLRHQWGGSHCNRTLLCSLGIDTRNILFTGQKKQPVIVPMYAASLGMLEPTKEPVKPISAAEKIASIAQASPVSPEISSCSSDPTQETLPPIQFDWSSSGLTNPLDGVDPELYELTTAKLDTSGATSRVADAFARLMSTMEKTSTSTRKPRKEENLSEEAAKVIAGLPDLSFMQAKVLMFPATLTPLGSCSSSASSTATTGD; encoded by the exons ATGGAGCCAGAAGTCGCCCGCATGTACTCTTCTTCTCCGCCCCCACTGGATGATGGGGCTGAGGATGACGATGATGAGTTTGGTGACTTTGGGGGCTTTTCTGGAGTGCCACCAAGTGTCAGCTTCACTGAGTTTGACACCCCTGCCACCTTTGGTCAACCTCAGTCTGCAGTTGACACCTCACCCCCCAGCTTGTTCAACAACATTAGTGGGGGCCCTGGACCCTTCGGTGGGCCCTCTGTGGAGGAGGATTCTGCATCATCTGATACTGACATCCCTGGTGCAGACTCCTGCAGCAGCCGGGATGGCACTGATGACTGGAAAAAGCTAGCAGACCAGACTAGACCGAGCCCTTTTTTGAACTCTGCTGACACTAAGATGGGTAGCAGTCGGACAGAGTTTGAGGTAGGCAGTTGCAATGGGGGCAGTCCAGTCACTGTGGTCCTCACAAATGGGTTTAGTGCATTTGATATGCAGGAAACTCCCTTCTGCTTGGATGTCACCCATCCACAAAAGAAAGGGTTTGCCTCAGGTCCAACACTGGAAGATCACCCTGCCAGCCCTGTGGACAAATTTGCAGACTTCTCTGCATTTTCTAACACTGTCACACCAATGGACATTTGCCAGGCCACAGACATAAGAGAACGCAGAGGCGATTCCAGCGACGGGAAACCACTATCAGACGTGCAGGATGATGAACTCTCCAGAGTAGGCCTGGCAGAAGCCAACTCTGAGAAGAGGGTCACAGGCATAGGATCTGACACCAACTCCTCCACTGAGGCAGTGCAATGGCTAAGCAATGGGGAGGGTAGTTTGCACATAGGGGACAACTTTGACCAAAGTGACACAGAACCGATTGTGACACACCAGGGCTGTGAGGAACCTGCTgtccacagtgacagtgagttGACAGAGATGGACACTACTGAAGGCAGGGTGTCTCCTGAGCATGCTCAGGAAAGATCAGTAGACCAAGAAGAAGAGTCCTGTGATTCTCCCAGCAATGGTTTCTCAGAAGGTTGTTCCATGTCCCCAGCTGGATTGGATCACTGTGGGGACTTAAGCCAGACTAGTTTTGCTCCCTTACAGATGCAGTTCAAAGAGGATGCCACGACTAGCACTGACTTCGGCAAAGTTACCGTGGAGCCAGAGGATGAAGACTTTGGGGACTTTGGCGATGCCACTACCTGCAACCACCAGGGTTTTGCTGACTTTGACCAGGTGGATTCTGGTCTCTTGGCCACACCAGATGAGCAAAACGTTGTGTCTCGGGTTGCAAGGGAGCCTGAAAATGAGGAAGATTTTGGTGATTTTGACTCACCTAAAGGTTATAGTAGAGGGAAGGATGGGGATGACGGTGAGATGCAGTTTGCAGATTTCCCTGGCAGTGACAGCTTTGCAGACTTCAGCTCTGCACCCGTCGACTCCAGCTCTGATTTCAACACAGGATGGAATGCTTTCGGGGACCAGGAACAGGGTGGTGATGACTCCTGGGCAGCATTTGACCAGGAACAGAGAATTGCCTGTACAGAGGACACCGAAGAGCGGTGGCAGGCCAGCACTGCCACCTCTGCACCCCTTACTGGCACCCCCCAGACCAGCAGGAGAGAGAGCCTC ACATTGCTAGCCAGCCGACTGGAGCGGCTCTTCCAGGCCAGTTTTCCGGAGGCTCCCATCCTACAGGCTGGTGAGGAGGTGCTCCCCTTGCAAGCACTCCTAGAACCCCTTgagaagcagcaggagcagagtgATGAGCAAAGCACAGTGGCACAAGG GTGGCCGCAAGACATGTGGCAGCAGTTGCGGGATATCCACAATGCCTTGGGCTTGCGACACCAGTGGGGTGGCTCCCACTGCAATAGGACCCTTCTCTGTTCCCTGGGCATTGACACTAGGAATATT CTGTTCACAGGTCAGAAGAAGCAGCCTGTGATCGTACCCATGTATGCTGCTAGCTTG GGCATGCTAGAGCCAACCAAAGAACCTGTGAAACCGATTTCAGCGGCAGAGAAGATTGCATCTATAGCACAAGCATCTCCAGTCTCTCCAGAAATTAGTTCTTGCTCATCAGATCCAACACAA GAGACGCTCCCACCTATTCAGTTTGACTGGAGTAGCAGTGGCCTTACTAATCCTCTGGATG GCGTGGACCCTGAGCTGTATGAGCTCACCACTGCCAAACTGGACACCAGTGGTGCCACCAGCCGtgtagctgatgcctttgcccGCCTCATGTCTACCATGGAGAAAACCAGCACCTCAACCAG GAAGCCCCGCAAGGAGGAGAACTTGAGCGAGGAAGCAGCGAAGGTGATTGCAGGGCTGCCGGACCTCTCCTTCATGCAGGCAAAGGTGCTGATGTTCCCCGCCACGCTGACCCCTCTGGGTTCCTGTTCCTCATCTGCTTCATCCACTGCCACCACGGGTGACTGA